A stretch of the Kiritimatiellia bacterium genome encodes the following:
- a CDS encoding heavy metal-associated domain-containing protein — protein sequence MSLIGTSIRASGKTAGLLALMMLAGILLCACRQQDIREITVKVPGLKNQACAKIIQDAFIRQPGVVAVRPDFQKRELGVTYNSMVIAIKNIEFTIAAAGFDANDTPAQTNAAAALPPECR from the coding sequence ATGAGTTTAATCGGCACATCCATCCGCGCGTCTGGGAAAACCGCCGGCCTTCTGGCGTTGATGATGCTGGCGGGAATTCTGCTTTGTGCCTGCCGCCAGCAGGATATCCGGGAAATTACCGTAAAGGTGCCGGGACTGAAAAACCAGGCCTGCGCCAAGATCATTCAGGATGCTTTCATCCGCCAGCCGGGCGTTGTTGCGGTCCGTCCGGATTTTCAAAAGCGGGAACTTGGGGTTACCTATAATTCCATGGTAATTGCCATTAAAAACATTGAATTTACCATTGCCGCGGCCGGTTTTGACGCCAACGACACGCCGGCGCAGACCAA
- a CDS encoding FHA domain-containing protein: MVFLVGMSGSVKGQKYELNKDRTTIGRASNNDIVVQDEAVSSQHCYIARRGNTFILHDLNSTNGTTLNLQPVLTEAILQNKQVVQVGSSELMFEGGPEEGVTSTIQPVTEVVVEKAPVVTAPKSFSSVSPFGARHKSRKGLWLALALIFVIVLIGMVYFGIALVK; encoded by the coding sequence ATGGTTTTTTTAGTCGGCATGTCAGGTTCGGTCAAGGGGCAGAAATACGAACTGAACAAGGACCGGACCACCATCGGACGCGCCTCCAATAACGACATCGTCGTGCAGGACGAGGCGGTTTCCTCCCAGCATTGTTACATCGCGCGGCGCGGCAATACCTTCATTCTCCATGATCTTAATTCCACGAACGGCACCACCCTGAATTTGCAACCGGTGCTGACCGAAGCCATCTTGCAGAACAAGCAGGTTGTTCAGGTCGGCTCCTCCGAGCTGATGTTTGAAGGCGGTCCGGAAGAGGGCGTTACCTCCACAATTCAACCGGTAACCGAAGTGGTGGTGGAAAAAGCTCCGGTGGTTACCGCCCCAAAATCATTTTCCAGCGTCTCGCCTTTCGGAGCGCGCCACAAAAGCCGCAAGGGATTGTGGCTGGCGCTGGCGCTGATATTCGTGATAGTCCTGATCGGCATGGTTTATTTCGGCATTGCCTTGGTAAAGTGA
- a CDS encoding prepilin-type N-terminal cleavage/methylation domain-containing protein, which produces MKPPRHTTAGLTLVELLVAAVIAGLLLAVILAVYGSIWNTIAVQNRWRETALPAAEALDRIGRDLACAVLPFGITNQPFTAAFAVSPQTSLKLDFYSAFQTDPDSPSNDWRGYSISRVSYFWQAGGATGECMLTRVSAPFRAPSRNPLASGQEQWRGITEMEMAFFDGSCWTNQWEGGRTTNSLPQAARVTLVSGGNNSRKIGTEISINAARQMVPEK; this is translated from the coding sequence GTGAAACCCCCGCGGCATACCACGGCCGGGTTGACGCTGGTTGAATTGCTGGTCGCGGCGGTAATCGCCGGCTTACTGCTGGCCGTGATCCTGGCGGTTTACGGCTCAATCTGGAATACGATTGCGGTCCAAAACCGCTGGCGTGAAACGGCCCTGCCGGCCGCCGAAGCTCTTGACCGTATCGGCCGCGACCTGGCCTGCGCCGTTCTTCCTTTCGGCATCACCAACCAGCCGTTTACCGCGGCGTTTGCCGTTTCTCCCCAAACAAGCTTAAAGCTTGATTTTTACAGCGCTTTCCAGACCGACCCTGACAGTCCTTCAAACGACTGGCGCGGATATTCAATCAGCCGTGTCTCCTACTTCTGGCAAGCCGGCGGCGCAACCGGCGAGTGCATGCTGACGCGCGTCTCCGCTCCTTTCCGGGCTCCTTCGCGCAATCCCCTCGCTTCCGGGCAGGAACAATGGCGGGGAATCACGGAAATGGAAATGGCCTTCTTTGACGGCTCATGCTGGACCAATCAGTGGGAGGGCGGCCGGACAACCAACTCCCTGCCGCAGGCCGCGCGGGTTACGCTTGTTTCCGGCGGGAATAATTCCCGGAAAATCGGGACAGAAATTTCAATCAATGCCGCCCGGCAGATGGTCCCGGAGAAATAA